TATCGGAGATCAGGGTGTCGCGGCCGATCTTGGCGCCCATCAGCCGGAGATAGATCGCGATGGCCGGAGAACCCTGCAGCCACTTCACGTGGACGAGCGGCGCAAGCCGCTGCGCGAGCCACCAGCGGTAATAATAGGCGCCCCAGAGCGGATACCGGCCGGGCTTGGTCTTCCCGAGGATCAGCCACTTGCCGGCGACCGCCGCCACGGCCGTGACGCCGTTGATCGCCACGTAGACGATGAGCAGCACCCCGAGTTCGGCGAAGAAGCTGAGGCCGCCGCCGGTGAGCAGCAGGTAGGTGACGAACATGCCGAGCCACTGCGCGGTCGCGAGTGCGATCACGAAGGGCAGCGCCACCAGTTGCGCGAGGCCGCACAGGGCCCGGCGCAGCAGCGGGGGCGGGTCGAAGCTGAGGTCGCGGATTGCCGCCGAGGCGCCCATCCCGCCGGTGCGCGCGATCAGCGCGTCGGCCATCGCCCGCACCGTGCGCAGGGCGTAGACGTCCGGCAGGGTGATGCCGGCGAGGGCCGGGGTCTCGCGCACAGCCGAGACGAAGCGGGCTGCGAGCAGCGAGTGGCCGCCGAGGTCGGCGAAGAAGTCGCCTTCCAGCGGGATCGGTTGGTTGCCGAAGATCTGCTTGGCGGCTGCGACGAGGGCCGCCTCCGTCTCGTTCGCCGGGGGCTCCTGCTCGCCGTCGGCCGAGACCACGGTGAGCGGGGCGATCTTCAGTGCCTTGCGGTCGACCTTGCCGGAGGTCAGGCGCGGCAGCGTCTCGGTCACCTCGAAATGGCCGGGCACCATGTAGGGCGGCATCTGCCCGGCCAGCGTCCGCCGGAGCGCCGCGGTATCGATGGCGCGACCACGCTCCGGGATCAGGAACGCCACGAGGCGATCGACCCCGTCATCCTGCCGCAGCACCACGGCGGCCTGATTGATCTCGGGTACGCTGCGGATCCGCGCCTCGATCTCGCCGAGCTCCACGCGGAAGCCGCGGATCTTGACCTGATCGTCGATGCGGCCGTGGAACACGATCCGGCCGGCGGCATCGAGCGAGACCGCGTCGCCCGAGCGGTACAGGACCGGGTCGGTCCCGTCCGACGCGAAGGGATTGGCGATGAATTTTTCCGCCGTCAGCTCCGGCCGGGCGAGGTAGCCCCGCGCCACGCCGGGGCCGCCGATCAGCAGCTCGCCCTGCTGGTCGCGGCCGAGCAGGCTCAGATCCTCGCCCGCCACATAAACGGAGTAGTTCGGGATCGGGCCGCCGATCGTGACCGGCTCGCCGGGCCGCATCTCGGCGGCGGTCGCCACGACCGTGGCCTCGGTCGGTCCGTAGGTGTTGAACAACTGGCGCGACCCGGTCGCCCAGCGGGCGACGAGAGGCTCGGGCAGCGCCTCGCCGCCGAGCAGCACAAGGCGCACGGTCGGCAGATCGCCCGAGATCATCGCCAGCAGGGTCGGCACGGTGTCCAGCACCGTGATCCGCTCCGCCTCCAGGATGCCCGGCAGCGATTCCACATCGCCCATCATGGCAGGGCTCGCCACGAACAAGGTCGCGCCCACGAGGTACGGGACCCAGATCTCTTCCATGGAGAGATCGAAGGCGACCGAAGCTCCCTGGAACACCACGTCGTCGGCGCGCATCCCGTAGAGCGCGTTTCCCGAGCGCAGGAAGTGGCAGATGTTGGCGTGGCTGATGACGATGCCCTTGGGCACGCCGGTCGAGCCCGAGGTGTAGATCAGATAGGCGGGGTGCTCGGGCGTCAGGCCGGCGGCGCGGGCGTCGGGGACCGGTGCGTCGGCAGGGGTCGCGGCGTCGAGATCGGCCGGCGTCAGGGCGGGTGCCGCGTCCGGCGCGGAAGGCTTGAGCGCCGGAGAGACCAGCAGCGCCTTGGCGAACGCATCCGTCAGGCAGACCCCGACCCGGTCGGCCGGCGCCTCGGCGTCGAAGGGCAGCCACGCGGCTCCCGAGAGCGTGATGCCGATCTGCGCCACGAGCAGGTCCGGGCCGCGGGCCATCCACAGGCCGACCACGTCGCCGGGACCGATGCCGCGGTGGGCGAGCCCGGCCGCGATCCGGCCGGCGCGGGCGGCAACGGCGGCGTAGGTCAGGCGTGGGTGGACGCCGCCCGCCTCGACGCGCGCGCCGTCGATCAGGCACGGATGGTCAGGGCGGCTGCGGGCCGAATCCAAAAAGATCTCGGCCAGCACCTCGTCGCGGATCAGGTCCGGACGGTGCGCGCCGCGCAGGACGGCGGCCCCCTCGCCGGGACGCTCGCGCTTCCCGGCCGCCAATCCGGGCCGGGTCTTCTCGGCGACGTCGCTCATCCGCTGCTCCGCTGGCCGCCCGCCCGGGCCGGCACTTCCGTGGCGGCCGCCCTATAGCCTGCCGATCATGCCGTTATCGAGGCGGCTTTGCACTGCGCCCGCGCACGGGATCAACCCCAGCGCCAGCCGTCAGGCTCGAGGACCAGAACCTCCCCCTGGCGAATGCCGAGCCGAGGCGCGGCGTAGATATCGAGGTGACCGAGCGCGACCAGGGCCGCGCGCGCCACCCCGCCATGGGCGACGACGACCGTGTCCCGTTGCAGCCCGGCGAGCATCGGGCCGACCCGCTCCACGAGTGCGGCATAGCTCTCGCCGCCATGGCCCGGTGGGCGGTGATGCCAGCGGTCGCGGTCGCGCCCGGCGGCGCCGGCCGGGTCGCGGCGGCGGATCTCCGCCCAGGTCGAGCCCTCCCAGTTGCCGAAACCGATCTCCCGCAGCCTCGGGTCAGTCCCATACCCGTCGGCGCTGAGCCCCAGCGTCGTGCGCAGGATCTCCATGGTCCGTCGGGTGCGCTTGAGCGGACTCGCGACGAACTGCGCCTGGGCGAGCGTCGAGCCGGCCAGCTTGGCGAGGCGCTCCGCAACCGCGACCGCCTGCGCCTCCCCTTGAGCGTTCAGGTCGGTGTCGCGACCGCCTTGAAGGCGTCCTTCGGCATTCCAATCGGTCTGGCCGTGGCGGATGAAGTAGATCGTAACCAACCGTCTCACATCCCGTCCTTGCGCAGGCGTTCGGAACGGCCAGGAGTGCCGGCCGTTCTCGCCGTCGGTCGGCAACGTCCGGAAACAGGTCCTGCCCTATGTCGAAGAAGCACGGCAAGCATCATCGCGGCCAGAAGCGCGACCAGCGCATGACAGACGGGGACGACCTGCACGGGACAGCCCATGCGAAGCGCCCCTCGACGGCCCGATGGGCCAGCACGATCGACGCAAACGCCGAGAGCATCCCGGCCGCCCTGGGAGCGCATCGGGAGGTCTCGATCCCTGCCGCAGCGGGCATCACGGTGGTCGAGCCCGGCACGCGGATCGACCTCGGCGCGGTGGATGCCGACGCCGACGGCGGCCTCGACAAGGACTGGGCGAAGGAGGCCCTGGGCCGCCAGCGCGAGCGGATCATCGCGCTGCAGGAGCGCCTCTATGCCGAGCGGGCCCGCAGCCTCCTGCTGGTGTTCCAGGCCATCGACAC
This window of the Methylobacterium tardum genome carries:
- a CDS encoding histidine phosphatase family protein; translation: MVTIYFIRHGQTDWNAEGRLQGGRDTDLNAQGEAQAVAVAERLAKLAGSTLAQAQFVASPLKRTRRTMEILRTTLGLSADGYGTDPRLREIGFGNWEGSTWAEIRRRDPAGAAGRDRDRWHHRPPGHGGESYAALVERVGPMLAGLQRDTVVVAHGGVARAALVALGHLDIYAAPRLGIRQGEVLVLEPDGWRWG
- a CDS encoding Pls/PosA family non-ribosomal peptide synthetase; the protein is MSDVAEKTRPGLAAGKRERPGEGAAVLRGAHRPDLIRDEVLAEIFLDSARSRPDHPCLIDGARVEAGGVHPRLTYAAVAARAGRIAAGLAHRGIGPGDVVGLWMARGPDLLVAQIGITLSGAAWLPFDAEAPADRVGVCLTDAFAKALLVSPALKPSAPDAAPALTPADLDAATPADAPVPDARAAGLTPEHPAYLIYTSGSTGVPKGIVISHANICHFLRSGNALYGMRADDVVFQGASVAFDLSMEEIWVPYLVGATLFVASPAMMGDVESLPGILEAERITVLDTVPTLLAMISGDLPTVRLVLLGGEALPEPLVARWATGSRQLFNTYGPTEATVVATAAEMRPGEPVTIGGPIPNYSVYVAGEDLSLLGRDQQGELLIGGPGVARGYLARPELTAEKFIANPFASDGTDPVLYRSGDAVSLDAAGRIVFHGRIDDQVKIRGFRVELGEIEARIRSVPEINQAAVVLRQDDGVDRLVAFLIPERGRAIDTAALRRTLAGQMPPYMVPGHFEVTETLPRLTSGKVDRKALKIAPLTVVSADGEQEPPANETEAALVAAAKQIFGNQPIPLEGDFFADLGGHSLLAARFVSAVRETPALAGITLPDVYALRTVRAMADALIARTGGMGASAAIRDLSFDPPPLLRRALCGLAQLVALPFVIALATAQWLGMFVTYLLLTGGGLSFFAELGVLLIVYVAINGVTAVAAVAGKWLILGKTKPGRYPLWGAYYYRWWLAQRLAPLVHVKWLQGSPAIAIYLRLMGAKIGRDTLISDIEVGAPDLLTIGDGASLGGRLVIANAEIVGNELVIGRVEIGADTAVGTSCVLSHDTVVGPQAEIGDLTTIPAGTRVGAAERWDGSPGRKIGMAEPAELPAPAEASWRRRAGFMAAYVVLLGAIPAVGLLPIFPAFFIFDQISDSLSDITDVDYHWYLPILTWPTAMLMTAGTVLLIAGIRWIVLPRTRSGTYSVHSLFYLRKWSLALAVEVTLETLSSLFATVYMRAWYRLMGANMGHGAEISTNLSGRYDLAEVGAKNFIADEVVYGEEEIRRGWMHLEPTRTGARVFVGNDAVVPPGAVIPDDVLIGIKSKPPANEAMNPGETWFGSPPIRLPARQKVDLGSTAQTYEPGIWPKVRRGIFEAFATSFSPMLYITLAITVIDWYFYPAILEQDWTGLAVSFVAASVAIALIQSSAVIAMKWLLMGVYKPGMQPMWSWWAMRTEAIAVAYWGLAGKVLLEHLQGTPFLPWVLRLFGVKVGQGVCMLTTDITEFDCVTIGDYATINRVSALQTHLYEDRIMKIGRVVVGRGVSVGAFSTVLYDTKVGDFARLRPLTIVMKGESIPANTEWEGAPAVPVIHAT